One window from the genome of Garra rufa chromosome 1, GarRuf1.0, whole genome shotgun sequence encodes:
- the LOC141342533 gene encoding E3 ubiquitin/ISG15 ligase TRIM25-like encodes MAEARISQDEFMCAVCLDLLKDPVAIPCGHSYCKICITGCWDQEDQIRVYSCPQCRQTFSPRPALARNTMLAEVVDKLKKTKLPADCYAGAGDVECDVCTGRKYKAVKSCLVCLNSYCHNHLEQHESFFKGKKHSLTEATGRLQEMICHEHEKQLDMYCITDQQCICALCVKYEHKSHDTVSAAVQRTEKQEQLNEIQRAIQLRIQQREKDLHQLREAMESHKVSLCLAKTTVEDSEKIFTELIRSIERSRSEVTQMIRDQERAALSRAEGQLEQLEQEINELRLRDAELEQISQTQDHIHFLQSFQSLSAAPESTEVNDDPFSSLFSFDAIRECVCQLRDKLKDFCKEELKKISDRGTNFYNIPISSLWIKTQ; translated from the exons ATGGCAGAAGCCAGAATTTCTCAGGATGAGTTCATGTGCGCagtgtgtctggatctcctgaaggatccagtgGCTATTCcgtgtggacacagttactgtaagatCTGCATTACAGGCTGCTGGGATCAGGAAGATCAGATCAGggtctacagctgccctcagtgcagacagaccttcagtccaagacctgctttagctaGAAACACTATGCTGGCTGAAGTGGTGGACAAACTGAAGAAGACTAAACTTCCTGCTGACTGTTacgctggagctggagatgtgGAGTGTGACGTCTGCACTGGAAGAAAATACAAAGCCGTCAAATCCTGTCTGGTGTGTCTGAACTCTTACTGTCACAATCACcttgaacaacatgagagttTTTTCAAAGGCAAGAAACACAGTTTGACTGAAgccactggacgactgcaggagatgatctgccaTGAACACGAGAAACAGCTGGACATGTACTGTATCACTGACCAACAATGCATTTGTGCGCTGTGTGTGAAATATGAACATAAAAGCCATGACACTGTATCAGCTGCAGTGCAGAGGACAGAAAAACAG GAACAGCTGAATGAGATACAGAGAGCAATCCAGCTGagaatccagcagagagagaaagatctTCATCAGCTGAGAGAGGCTAtggagtctcataaggtgagtctg TGCTTGGCAAAGACAACAGTAGAGGACAGTGAGAAGATCTTCActgagctcatccgctccattgagagaagccgctctgaggtgacacagatgatcagagatcaggaaagGGCTGCGTTGAGTCGAGCTGAAGGACAATTGGAGCaactggagcaggagatcaatgaACTGAGGTTGAGAGATGCTGAGCTGGAGCAGATTTCACAAACACAGGATCACATCCATTTCCTGCAG AGTTTCCAGTCTCTCTCAGCAGCTCCTGAATCTACAGAAGTAAATGATGATCCCTTTAGTTCTCTCTTCTCTTTTGATGCCATAAGAGAATGTGTCTGTCAACTGAGAGACAAACTGAAGGATTTCTGCAAAGAGGAGCTTAAAAAGATCTCTGACAGAG GAACGAATTTCTACAAC attcccatcagcTCACTGTGGATCAAAACACAGTAA